A genomic window from Cloacibacillus evryensis DSM 19522 includes:
- a CDS encoding RrF2 family transcriptional regulator, producing the protein MTGEFAIAVHAIVYLNHKRSYLSSEELAKNICTNPARVRMVMSKLKRSGIILTREGAAGGYAVRENVSDLSLREVAEAVGAAFVGSAWRPGDSDMECLVASGMADVMDGLYAKMDGLCRGYLSGVYVRDVENTIFNTETNV; encoded by the coding sequence ATGACCGGAGAGTTCGCGATAGCGGTACACGCCATCGTTTATTTGAATCACAAGCGCTCCTACCTTTCAAGCGAGGAGCTCGCGAAGAATATCTGCACCAACCCCGCGCGCGTCCGCATGGTGATGAGCAAGCTGAAAAGGTCGGGGATCATCCTCACCCGCGAGGGCGCGGCCGGAGGCTATGCCGTGAGGGAGAACGTCTCTGACCTTTCGCTGCGCGAAGTGGCGGAGGCCGTGGGCGCGGCCTTTGTCGGCAGCGCCTGGCGTCCCGGGGATTCCGATATGGAGTGCCTCGTCGCCTCCGGGATGGCCGACGTGATGGACGGGCTTTACGCAAAGATGGACGGGCTCTGCCGCGGCTACCTGAGCGGCGTCTATGTGCGCGACGTGGAAAATACCATCTTTAATACGGAGACGAATGTGTAA
- a CDS encoding ribonuclease HI family protein, which translates to MIGYFDGASRGNPGEAGAGALLLDEGENTIWETARYLGKKTNNEAEYNAAILLLTAAKERGVKELKVYGDSKLVVCQLSKQWKINLPHLRELAKRAWEISEGMTVRYEWVPRAKNKRADELSNEAIDNAK; encoded by the coding sequence ATGATAGGATACTTTGACGGAGCCTCGCGCGGAAACCCCGGGGAGGCGGGCGCGGGAGCGCTGCTGCTGGACGAAGGCGAAAACACGATCTGGGAGACGGCGCGCTACCTTGGCAAAAAGACCAACAACGAGGCCGAATATAACGCCGCCATCCTTCTGCTCACGGCGGCGAAGGAGCGCGGCGTGAAAGAGCTCAAGGTCTACGGCGACAGCAAGCTCGTCGTCTGCCAGCTTTCAAAACAATGGAAGATCAACCTGCCTCATCTGCGCGAACTGGCCAAGAGGGCCTGGGAGATCTCGGAGGGGATGACGGTCCGTTACGAGTGGGTGCCGCGCGCGAAAAACAAACGCGCCGACGAACTCTCCAACGAGGCGATCGACAACGCCAAATAA
- a CDS encoding EamA family transporter gives MRGESRPQSGVYPKWLIIFAYLIVYIIWGSTYLAIRFSVETIPPLLSGGIRFLAAGAILLCVRLLQTRDLPTARGWKLAFGASLLPFAVTYGLITTAEIVVPSSIAGLIAAIEPLWFCLIGWLFFDGRKPLLRHYAGIALGFAGICLLIAGDPNVELSFESKYTLWVLLLLLSTLTWVVGAFISANPRIHKDFLTASGMQMLCGGTVMMVSQYALSLFTGNYPQFHAFSMRSALALGYLVIFGSLAAYSAFLWLMRVEPANRVATHAFVNPIVAVLLGWLLGGEALHKSTMLALPLVVVSVILMIWEKPGKNP, from the coding sequence GTGCGGGGGGAATCGCGGCCGCAAAGCGGAGTATACCCTAAGTGGCTCATTATCTTTGCCTATCTGATCGTCTACATCATCTGGGGATCGACATACCTCGCGATACGCTTTTCGGTCGAGACCATCCCGCCGCTGCTGTCGGGCGGCATTCGCTTTCTCGCGGCGGGGGCGATACTGCTCTGCGTGAGGCTCCTTCAGACACGCGACCTGCCGACGGCGCGCGGCTGGAAGCTCGCCTTCGGCGCCTCGCTGCTGCCATTCGCCGTGACCTACGGGCTGATCACCACCGCGGAGATCGTAGTCCCATCTTCTATAGCGGGGCTCATCGCGGCGATCGAGCCGTTGTGGTTCTGCCTCATCGGCTGGCTCTTTTTCGACGGCAGAAAGCCGCTGCTGCGCCACTATGCCGGCATCGCGCTGGGCTTTGCGGGCATTTGCCTGTTGATCGCCGGAGACCCGAACGTGGAGCTTTCATTTGAATCAAAGTACACGCTATGGGTCCTGCTGTTGCTGCTTTCGACGCTCACCTGGGTGGTGGGCGCCTTTATATCGGCCAATCCCAGGATACACAAAGACTTCCTGACGGCCTCGGGGATGCAGATGCTCTGCGGCGGCACGGTGATGATGGTCTCGCAGTACGCGCTCTCCCTCTTCACGGGGAATTATCCGCAATTCCACGCCTTTTCCATGCGTTCCGCCCTCGCCCTCGGCTATCTGGTGATCTTCGGCTCGCTCGCCGCCTATTCGGCGTTTCTTTGGCTGATGCGCGTGGAACCGGCAAACCGCGTCGCCACGCACGCTTTCGTCAATCCCATCGTCGCGGTGCTGCTCGGCTGGCTGCTCGGCGGCGAGGCGCTCCATAAAAGCACCATGCTGGCGCTGCCTCTCGTCGTCGTTTCCGTGATCCTGATGATCTGGGAAAAACCGGGGAAAAATCCCTGA
- the aspT gene encoding aspartate-alanine antiporter has protein sequence MEIISWFAAVCRENPSIPFFFCIGAGYWLGSFKYKGVALGAVAATLIVAVIVGALLGVEISPNVKNIFFLLFIFTIGYSSGPAFFHSLRSSAVPLLAFALLMAALCLASAYVMAKLMGLNPGFGAGLLAGSATESLMIGVAADTIAKLGLGAEVTARYVNDVPIAYAISYLFGTIGAIWITAYLGPILLGVKDIRAEARALESKLGETKMPPDTFIEYTDYLTRSYRVENPRYIGRSVGDAEAAEGGDKSFLITALRRKGDKVAVTGGAVLEKDDIVAVRSLRKILADTAAMPGPEVADDEFSSIVMERVNVVVTKREWFGRTIEELAVEPQMHGVIVRKITRGVQEIPVFNSTVIHRGDVITIGGVMKAVELAIPTIGYPERTSTATDMVTVALGIAAGALVGVVTFKAGRIPLSLTTGGGALLAGLLISWFRSARPVFGNMPAATAWIFQSLGLCGFIAVVGLSCGPDFVSGLRQNGWGIMWGGIVVTVVPIVSCILAGKWFFKMNPVILLGACTGARLCTAALGALQEACGSSTPVLGYTIPYALNNVIFAVWGVVIVLLMA, from the coding sequence ATGGAGATAATAAGCTGGTTTGCCGCGGTTTGCCGCGAGAACCCTTCGATACCGTTTTTCTTCTGTATCGGAGCGGGTTACTGGCTAGGGAGCTTTAAATACAAGGGCGTGGCGCTGGGCGCGGTGGCGGCGACCCTCATCGTCGCGGTGATAGTGGGCGCGCTGCTGGGGGTGGAGATATCGCCCAATGTCAAAAATATTTTCTTCCTGCTCTTCATATTCACCATCGGCTACAGCAGCGGCCCGGCCTTTTTTCACAGCCTCCGCTCCAGCGCTGTGCCGCTTCTCGCTTTTGCGCTGCTGATGGCGGCGCTCTGCCTCGCCTCGGCCTATGTGATGGCGAAGCTGATGGGGCTCAATCCGGGCTTCGGCGCGGGGCTGCTCGCGGGGTCGGCGACAGAGTCGCTGATGATCGGAGTCGCCGCCGACACGATCGCCAAGCTCGGTCTCGGCGCGGAAGTTACGGCGCGGTACGTCAACGACGTCCCGATCGCATACGCGATCTCCTATCTCTTCGGCACCATCGGCGCGATATGGATAACCGCCTATCTCGGTCCGATACTGCTCGGCGTCAAGGACATCCGCGCGGAGGCGCGCGCGCTTGAAAGCAAGCTTGGGGAGACGAAGATGCCGCCGGATACCTTTATCGAATATACGGATTACCTTACGCGCAGCTATCGTGTGGAAAACCCGCGCTATATCGGCAGGAGCGTCGGCGACGCCGAGGCGGCGGAGGGCGGCGATAAGAGCTTTCTGATAACGGCGCTGCGGCGCAAGGGGGATAAGGTCGCCGTCACCGGCGGCGCCGTGCTTGAAAAGGACGATATCGTCGCGGTGCGCAGCCTGCGCAAGATACTCGCCGACACGGCGGCGATGCCCGGGCCGGAGGTTGCCGACGACGAATTCTCCTCTATAGTGATGGAGCGCGTGAACGTCGTCGTCACCAAAAGAGAATGGTTCGGCCGGACCATCGAAGAGCTGGCGGTCGAGCCGCAGATGCACGGCGTGATCGTAAGAAAGATAACGCGCGGCGTGCAGGAGATCCCCGTATTCAACAGCACCGTCATCCACCGCGGCGACGTGATCACGATCGGCGGCGTCATGAAGGCGGTAGAGCTTGCGATACCGACCATCGGCTATCCTGAGCGCACGAGCACGGCGACGGACATGGTGACGGTCGCGCTCGGGATCGCGGCTGGCGCCCTCGTCGGAGTCGTCACCTTCAAGGCCGGCCGCATACCGCTGAGCCTCACCACGGGCGGCGGAGCCTTGCTTGCCGGCCTGCTGATAAGCTGGTTTCGCTCGGCGCGCCCGGTCTTCGGGAATATGCCCGCCGCCACGGCCTGGATATTTCAAAGCCTCGGCCTCTGCGGTTTCATCGCCGTCGTCGGCCTGAGCTGCGGCCCGGATTTCGTGAGCGGCCTCAGACAAAACGGCTGGGGGATAATGTGGGGCGGCATCGTCGTCACCGTCGTTCCCATAGTCTCCTGCATCCTCGCCGGCAAATGGTTCTTCAAGATGAATCCGGTCATCCTTCTCGGGGCCTGTACCGGCGCGCGCCTCTGCACGGCTGCGCTCGGCGCGCTGCAGGAGGCCTGCGGCAGTTCGACGCCGGTGCTCGGCTATACCATCCCGTATGCGCTGAACAACGTGATCTTCGCCGTCTGGGGCGTGGTGATCGTGCTGCTGATGGCCTGA
- the ybaK gene encoding Cys-tRNA(Pro) deacylase — translation MAAVKKTNAVRLLENLKIPFELLEYEIDEEALSAEDAAAKTGIAEERTFKTLCCRGDKNGVMMVCVPAGRELDFKALAAASGNKSSELVHLKEVQGLTGYIRGGCSPLATKKKYQVIIDESALKFDFITVNAGHRGLLFKMSPLDLVRATDAKTATVVR, via the coding sequence ATGGCAGCGGTAAAAAAGACAAACGCGGTTCGTTTGCTGGAAAATCTAAAGATCCCCTTTGAACTTCTGGAATATGAGATCGACGAAGAGGCGCTCTCCGCCGAGGACGCCGCCGCGAAGACCGGGATAGCCGAGGAGCGCACCTTCAAGACTCTGTGCTGCCGCGGCGACAAGAACGGCGTGATGATGGTATGCGTCCCCGCCGGACGCGAGCTGGATTTTAAAGCGCTCGCGGCGGCCTCGGGAAACAAAAGCTCCGAGCTGGTACATCTCAAAGAGGTACAGGGACTGACCGGCTACATCCGCGGGGGCTGCTCGCCGCTGGCGACGAAGAAAAAATATCAGGTGATCATCGACGAATCGGCGCTCAAGTTTGATTTCATCACCGTGAACGCGGGACACAGGGGGCTGCTCTTCAAAATGTCGCCCTTGGACCTCGTCAGGGCGACGGACGCCAAGACGGCCACGGTGGTAAGGTAG
- a CDS encoding prolyl-tRNA synthetase associated domain-containing protein encodes MPLTKEEVRAKLTEMGIEYEAMEHGPVYTIDEMKEVEGMKIEDVCKNLFLRDEKGKRHFLVVLDEAKSADLKAIRAQIGSTRLSFGSEERLMANLGLTKGAVTPLGVLNDCAKNVEVLIDEDLRGRPRLGVHPCDNTETLWLSFDSIKKIIEKQGNSLSFIRI; translated from the coding sequence ATGCCGCTTACAAAAGAAGAGGTGCGCGCGAAGCTTACGGAAATGGGCATCGAATATGAGGCCATGGAACACGGCCCCGTCTACACCATAGACGAGATGAAAGAGGTCGAGGGAATGAAGATCGAGGACGTCTGCAAAAACCTTTTCCTGCGCGATGAAAAGGGCAAGCGACACTTTCTCGTCGTGCTCGACGAAGCCAAGAGCGCCGACCTCAAGGCGATACGCGCGCAGATCGGCAGCACCCGTCTCAGCTTCGGCTCCGAAGAGCGGCTGATGGCCAACCTGGGGCTGACAAAGGGCGCCGTCACCCCGCTCGGCGTGCTCAACGACTGCGCGAAAAACGTGGAGGTGCTTATCGACGAGGACCTGCGCGGCCGCCCGCGACTCGGCGTCCATCCCTGCGACAACACGGAGACGCTCTGGCTGTCGTTTGACAGCATCAAAAAAATCATCGAGAAGCAGGGCAACAGCCTCAGCTTCATCAGGATATAG
- a CDS encoding UPF0182 family protein has protein sequence MDINDLFRSMKNHSQRQWTQGSGDNGEGWDDERERMPRIELPKVKKFWFVLGGLFILFAVVLPWFATFMTDLYWFEAQGFESVFWRRFWARWELFAAALAPGFVIYALNWQLAWKRGVRLMEEAGADALAGRRVRLFILGAALLVAAVNALNAMGMWHEFLKFMNPTPFGTTDPLFGIDIGFYIFSLPFLKFLQLWMQGVLMLALIGSAALYFMTRSVSFTPGRLYVAPQARLHLTLLGALILILWGIGYWIARYELLFSPTGVVFGAGYTDAHVVLPALSILAFAMFAAAALLFVNFFKPMWKFSAIVIGLLIVVGWAARGVVPGLVQQYRVKPNEYEMEKGYLGYHLDYTRRAFGLDRVTSVAFTPEAEVTAAELAADNETVQNIRLWDYSPLLRTYRQLQAIRTYYNFNDVYIDRYMMDGRSRQVMLGVRELDLSKLQNPTWVNTHLEFTHGYGVVMNPVNEISSGGLPYFFMKDIPVRSAVDIPVSRPEIYFGTVPYSYVLVKTDVKEFDYPMGDSNVRSVYKEDGGVAIGSLWRRLLFSLRFRDSEILFTGALSAESRVLYNRNVRGAFAQVAPFLIYDAETYPVLIDGRIKWLQDAFTWSERYPYSKPFETGDNSLALFRGVNYVRNSVKGVADAYTGKMAFYVVDDKDPIIRTWMKIFPGLFKDKSGISEELWRHMRYPEDFFEVQTEVYTTYHMTDTNTYYNREDVWEVTPVGRERRIQPNYVTMKLWGEESPEFAIIVPYMPLGRDNLIGWMAGRCDPQKYGELLVYQFPKQKLIYGPGQVEALIDQNPEISAQLSLWSQRGSDVIRGDLLVVPIGKSLLYVQPLYLKAEKGELPELKRVIVSTGGRVAWSDSFGAALEKLMGQKVTTSTGTKTEPASSAPESPAPAGGLSIKALAEEAQQLYDAAQSAQRNGDWAGYGEKIKRLGDVLGRMKEMGD, from the coding sequence GTGGATATAAACGACCTTTTCCGATCGATGAAGAATCATTCGCAGCGTCAGTGGACGCAGGGAAGCGGCGACAACGGCGAGGGGTGGGACGACGAGCGTGAGCGTATGCCGCGCATCGAGCTGCCGAAGGTGAAAAAATTCTGGTTCGTCCTCGGAGGCCTCTTCATCCTCTTCGCGGTCGTACTGCCGTGGTTCGCGACATTTATGACCGACCTCTACTGGTTCGAGGCGCAGGGCTTTGAGTCCGTCTTCTGGCGGCGTTTCTGGGCCCGCTGGGAGCTCTTTGCCGCGGCGCTGGCGCCAGGCTTCGTCATTTACGCGCTCAACTGGCAGCTTGCCTGGAAAAGGGGAGTGCGCCTGATGGAAGAGGCCGGGGCTGACGCGCTTGCCGGGCGCCGCGTCCGGCTGTTCATCCTCGGCGCGGCGCTGCTGGTCGCCGCCGTCAATGCGCTGAACGCGATGGGCATGTGGCATGAATTCCTCAAATTCATGAACCCCACGCCGTTCGGCACGACGGACCCGCTCTTCGGCATCGATATTGGATTTTATATCTTCAGCCTGCCCTTCCTCAAATTTTTGCAGCTCTGGATGCAGGGGGTGCTGATGCTTGCGCTTATCGGCTCCGCCGCGCTCTATTTCATGACGCGCTCCGTCAGCTTCACCCCCGGCCGGCTCTATGTCGCGCCCCAGGCCCGGCTGCACCTTACGCTGCTTGGCGCGCTGATCCTCATTCTCTGGGGGATCGGCTACTGGATCGCCCGTTACGAGCTGCTCTTCTCGCCGACCGGCGTCGTCTTCGGCGCGGGATATACCGACGCGCATGTGGTGCTGCCGGCCCTCTCCATCCTCGCCTTCGCGATGTTCGCCGCCGCGGCGCTGCTCTTCGTGAATTTTTTCAAGCCGATGTGGAAGTTCTCCGCGATCGTCATCGGACTGCTCATAGTCGTCGGCTGGGCGGCGCGCGGCGTCGTTCCCGGGCTTGTCCAGCAATACCGCGTAAAGCCGAACGAATACGAGATGGAAAAGGGGTATCTCGGCTATCATCTTGATTACACGCGCCGCGCCTTTGGGCTGGACCGCGTCACATCCGTGGCCTTCACGCCGGAGGCCGAGGTGACCGCCGCCGAGCTTGCCGCGGACAACGAGACGGTGCAGAACATCCGCCTTTGGGATTACTCGCCGCTGCTGCGCACCTACCGCCAGCTGCAGGCGATACGCACCTACTATAATTTCAACGACGTCTATATCGACCGCTACATGATGGACGGACGCAGCCGCCAGGTGATGCTCGGGGTCCGCGAGCTGGATCTCTCCAAGCTTCAGAACCCGACGTGGGTCAACACTCATCTGGAGTTCACGCATGGCTACGGCGTGGTGATGAACCCCGTCAACGAGATATCCTCCGGAGGGCTCCCCTATTTCTTCATGAAGGATATCCCGGTCCGTTCGGCGGTCGACATACCGGTCTCCCGCCCGGAGATATATTTCGGCACGGTGCCCTATTCTTATGTCCTCGTCAAGACCGACGTGAAGGAGTTCGACTATCCGATGGGAGACTCTAACGTTCGCTCCGTTTACAAAGAGGACGGCGGGGTCGCCATCGGTTCGCTGTGGCGGCGGCTGCTCTTCTCGCTGCGCTTCCGCGATTCGGAGATACTGTTTACGGGCGCCCTCTCGGCGGAGAGCCGCGTGCTGTATAACCGCAACGTGCGCGGAGCCTTCGCGCAGGTCGCGCCTTTCCTGATCTATGACGCGGAGACCTATCCGGTTCTCATCGACGGACGCATCAAGTGGCTGCAGGACGCCTTCACCTGGTCCGAGCGTTATCCCTATTCGAAGCCCTTTGAGACGGGAGATAATTCGCTCGCCCTCTTCCGCGGCGTGAACTATGTGCGCAACAGCGTCAAGGGCGTCGCCGACGCCTATACGGGAAAGATGGCGTTCTACGTCGTCGACGATAAAGACCCGATCATTCGCACCTGGATGAAGATATTCCCCGGACTTTTCAAGGATAAGAGCGGCATTTCCGAAGAACTTTGGCGACACATGCGTTATCCGGAGGACTTCTTCGAGGTGCAGACGGAGGTCTATACCACATACCATATGACCGACACGAATACCTATTATAACCGTGAGGATGTATGGGAGGTCACTCCCGTAGGGCGTGAGCGGCGCATACAGCCCAATTATGTGACGATGAAGCTTTGGGGCGAGGAGTCTCCGGAGTTCGCGATCATCGTCCCCTACATGCCGCTGGGGCGCGACAACCTCATCGGCTGGATGGCCGGACGCTGCGATCCCCAGAAGTACGGTGAACTGCTCGTCTATCAGTTCCCGAAGCAGAAGCTGATCTACGGCCCCGGGCAGGTGGAGGCGCTCATCGATCAGAATCCTGAAATATCGGCGCAGTTGTCTCTCTGGAGCCAGCGCGGTTCGGACGTTATACGCGGCGACCTGCTCGTCGTGCCGATCGGGAAGTCGCTGCTCTATGTGCAGCCGCTCTACCTCAAGGCGGAGAAGGGCGAACTGCCGGAGCTCAAGCGCGTCATCGTCTCGACGGGCGGGCGCGTCGCCTGGTCCGACAGCTTCGGCGCGGCGCTGGAGAAGCTGATGGGGCAGAAGGTGACGACCTCGACCGGAACTAAAACGGAGCCGGCATCTTCCGCGCCGGAATCGCCCGCTCCCGCCGGAGGCTTGAGTATCAAGGCCCTCGCGGAAGAGGCGCAGCAGCTTTATGATGCCGCGCAGAGCGCCCAGCGGAACGGCGACTGGGCTGGCTACGGAGAAAAGATAAAGCGGCTCGGCGACGTGCTGGGGCGCATGAAGGAGATGGGCGACTGA
- a CDS encoding glycosyl hydrolase family 18 protein, with amino-acid sequence MKDFLGKFLKVFLIAALASALFGAAAFAADGDEPVEIYFESQSGSQPDLLGTAFFRAGALWVPAEALRVMGVPLEDGPNNKGFYLAALAPAQAFDSPALAQLAGPQIALYFPSLSVEGISYFNMSGMQNLVKLDFRREGGIVVFTPNNSAKGYVQSGVAKPAPISGKLTMVWEHVTLDNPNIGAQNAIPGLEVISPTWFNLMDANGGMANRASAAYVESAHRKGYRVWGLVSNSFNASMTSALFKNARAMNLFMARLIIYAKLYGLDGVNIDFEGMNETDRAQFVRFVARISELLRPEGLTLSVDVFIPANTKSSRSHDRGELAKYADYIMLMAYDEHWRTSPRAGSVASMPWVTKAVEGTLAEGVPASKLVLGVPFYMRRWEETKSGEGVKVKGYTLTMAEAEELSAKRVAPMQWLETQGQHYFTYVANGKVQKVWVENAASIERKLSLVGKYGLAGMAGWRKGHEKPEVWRTISSIMGK; translated from the coding sequence ATGAAAGATTTTCTTGGAAAGTTTTTGAAGGTGTTCCTGATCGCGGCCCTTGCCAGCGCCCTGTTTGGCGCCGCCGCCTTTGCGGCGGACGGCGACGAGCCGGTGGAGATATATTTTGAAAGTCAGAGCGGTTCGCAGCCCGACTTGCTCGGCACCGCCTTTTTCAGGGCGGGAGCCCTCTGGGTCCCAGCGGAGGCGCTCCGCGTGATGGGGGTGCCCCTTGAGGACGGGCCGAACAACAAGGGTTTCTACCTTGCCGCGCTTGCCCCCGCGCAGGCATTCGACAGCCCCGCGCTCGCGCAGCTTGCGGGGCCTCAGATCGCGCTCTATTTTCCCTCGCTCTCGGTTGAGGGCATCTCATATTTCAATATGAGCGGGATGCAGAACCTCGTCAAGCTGGACTTCAGGAGAGAAGGGGGGATCGTCGTCTTTACCCCGAACAACAGCGCCAAAGGCTATGTTCAGAGCGGCGTCGCGAAACCAGCCCCGATATCCGGCAAGCTGACGATGGTCTGGGAACACGTGACGCTCGATAATCCCAATATCGGCGCGCAGAACGCGATCCCCGGCCTCGAAGTGATCTCGCCGACCTGGTTCAACCTCATGGACGCTAATGGCGGCATGGCGAACCGCGCCTCGGCTGCTTATGTGGAATCAGCCCACCGCAAGGGATACCGGGTATGGGGGCTTGTCTCCAACAGCTTCAACGCCTCAATGACGAGCGCCCTGTTCAAGAACGCGCGCGCGATGAACCTGTTCATGGCGCGCCTTATAATCTATGCTAAACTTTACGGACTTGACGGCGTCAACATCGACTTTGAGGGGATGAACGAAACAGACCGCGCGCAGTTCGTGCGTTTCGTCGCGCGGATCTCCGAGCTGCTGCGCCCCGAGGGACTCACCCTTTCTGTCGACGTATTCATCCCGGCGAACACCAAATCCTCGAGAAGCCATGATCGCGGCGAGCTTGCGAAATACGCCGACTATATCATGCTGATGGCCTATGACGAACACTGGCGCACAAGTCCGCGCGCCGGTTCGGTCGCTTCGATGCCCTGGGTGACGAAGGCGGTGGAGGGCACGCTCGCGGAAGGGGTGCCGGCCTCGAAACTTGTGCTTGGCGTTCCCTTCTATATGCGCCGCTGGGAAGAGACGAAGTCCGGCGAAGGCGTGAAGGTGAAGGGCTACACCCTGACGATGGCCGAGGCGGAGGAGCTCTCCGCAAAGCGCGTAGCGCCGATGCAGTGGCTGGAAACGCAGGGGCAGCACTATTTCACCTACGTCGCGAACGGTAAAGTGCAGAAGGTCTGGGTCGAAAACGCCGCTTCGATAGAGAGGAAGCTGTCGCTGGTCGGGAAGTACGGCCTCGCGGGAATGGCCGGCTGGAGAAAGGGGCACGAAAAACCGGAAGTGTGGCGTACTATCTCCTCTATAATGGGCAAGTAG